The proteins below come from a single Aspergillus oryzae RIB40 DNA, chromosome 5 genomic window:
- a CDS encoding 3-oxoacid CoA-transferase (succinyl-CoA:alpha-ketoacid-CoA transferase): MVTLRVSALPLLRRALPVARPWFQLKTYYRTSVPPLLRMSAGKTTRYSTVTAKQPARMPTIDRAASKLFRNADEAVADLESGSTILSSGFGLCGVAETIISAIHRRGPEDLHSLTAVSNNAGAPGKGGLSTLTQAGQVNRLILSYLGNNKALEKKYLTGDIAIELCPQGTLAERLRAGGAGIPAFFTPTGAHTFLQDGQIPVRLDESGRVLEHGEPRETRIFNGKTYLMENALTGDVAILRAWKVDEAGNCVFRYTTKAFSPLVAKAATLTIVEAENIVPVGSIDPNDVDLPGIFVDRIVPATAPKSIEIKKLRSADDASNLQPTKDAAMAQRNRIAKRAAKELRQGYYVNLGVGIPTLAPSFLPEGVKVWVQSENGLLGMGSYPTEDEVDPDIINAGKETVTLVPGAATFDSSESFGMIRGGHVDVSILGALQVSAKGDLANYMIPGKVFKGMGGAMDLISNPDQTKIVVATSHTSKDGSPKIVSECELPLTGANCVSTIITDLCVFQVDREKGELLLTELAPGVEVEEVQSKTGANFTVAKQLELME; encoded by the exons atGGTGACATTGCGGGTCTCAGCGTTGCCCTTGTTGCGGAGAGCGCTTCCCGTCGCTCGGCCATGGTTTCAATTAAAGACATACTACAGAACAAGTGTGCCACCGTTACTTCGGATGAGTGCCGGGAAAACCACTCGATACTCAACAGTTACGGCAAAGCAACCGGCGCGAATGCCGACAATCGACCGTGCTGCATCGAAACTTTTCAGGAATGCGGATGAGGCTGTAGCTGACCTTGAAAGCGGATCTACCATCCTTAGCTCGGGATTTGGTCTTTGTGGTGTTGCAG AAACCATTATATCTGCTATTCATCGCCGTGGGCCTGAGGACCTACATTCCCTGACCGCGGTTTCGAACAATGCTGGTGCACCAGGGAAAGGAGGCCTTTCTACGCTAACTCAAGCTGGCCAGGTAAATCGATTGATATTGTCTTATCTTGGAAACAACAaagctttggagaagaaatacTTGACGGGGGATATTGCTATCGAGCTGTGCCCCCAGGGAACGTTGGCAGAGCGACTACGTGCGGGGGGCGCCGGAATTCCTGCGTTTTTCACCCCTACAGGAGCTC ATACATTCCTTCAGGACGGACAGATTCCGGTCCGTCTAGATGAGTCCGGTAGAGTTCTGGAGCATGGCGAGCCACGTGAGACGAGGATCTTCAACGGGAAGACTTATTTAATGGAAAATGCTCTCACTGGTGACGTTGCTATCCTTCGAGCATGGAAGGTAGACGAGGCTGGAAATTGTGTTTTCCG TTACACCACCAAGGCGTTTAGCCCTCTCGTGGCAAAAGCAGCCACTCTTACAATTGTCGAGGCAGAAAACATTGTCCCTGTTGGCTCAATAGACCCCAATGATGTGGACTTGCCGGGAATATTTGTGGATAGGATTGTTCCTGCCACAGCCCCGAAGTCCATTGAAATCAAAAAGCTGCGGTCCGCTGACGACGCAAGTAATTTGCAACCGACCAAGGACGCTGCCATGGCGCAAAGGAACCGAATTGCTAAGCGGGCAGCAAAAGAGCTCAGGCAGGGATATTACGTCAACTTAGGCGTTG GGATTCCTACTCTCGCTCCGTCATTTTTGCCAGAAGGTGTCAAGGTCTGGGTACAGTCCGAGAATGGGCTTCTGGGCATG GGTTCATATCCCacagaagatgaagttgatcC AGACATCATAAATGCCGGGAAAGAAACAGTCACTCTGGTTCCCGGCGCTGCAACCTTTGATAGTAGCGAGTCATTTGGGATGATTCGGGGCGGGCATGTAGATGTTTCCATCTTAGGG GCTCTGCAAGTCAGCGCAAAGGGCGACTTAGCGAATTATATGATTCCCGGGAAGGTCTTCAAGGGTATGGGGGGAGCCATGGATCTGATCTCTAACCCTGACCAAACGAAGATCGTGGTAGCCACTAGCCATACGTCCAAGGATGGATCCCCGAAAATCGTATCAGAGTGCGAGCTGCCTTTGACAGGTGCGAACTGCGTGAGCACAATTATAACGGATTTG TGCGTTTTCCAGGTCGATCgggagaagggagaattATTGTTGACGGAGCTTGCTCCCGGTgtcgaggttgaggaggtcCAGAGCAAGACGGGCGCGAACTTCACCGTGGCAAAGCAACTGGAGCTCATGGAGTGA
- a CDS encoding uncharacterized protein (predicted protein), with protein sequence MSKLPNSLKALINAPKARPNTVPAPPNIRSVYQKIQQTAQSNNVSQPSWLALSTAATMTMNSPESLAILFQLATASQSTDEGVSVAELMREVGLKCISFNGIPRTINCLNVFKASLPDSVAEKLSRSPARAPTPENIDEIAHRGRALWDSIYRPFESKLYSKLADSHPDLPVHILNSHYGALLSDPANRRTGATAGRISTSIVAVACLRAQSGVGPQVTSHVFGLRKALEDGTWVGDAESEEGAKWLASDEGNTWILKSVDDIVESISEGTGSNFAPSRGSKL encoded by the exons ATGTCCAAGCTACCCAACAGTTTGAAGGCACTGATCAACGCCCCAAAAGCACGCCCGAATACGGTTCCGGCTCCGCCCAACATCAGATCCGTCTACCAGAAGATTCAACAGACGGCGCAATCGAACAATGTCTCGCAGCCATCCTGGCTAGCTTTGTCG aCAGCCGccacgatgacgatgaactcCCCGGAGTCCCTTGCCATTCTCTTCCAACTAGCCACGGCCTCCCAGTCCACCGATGAGGGTGTATCCGTCGCTGAATTGATGCGGGAGGTTGGCCTGAAGTGCATTAGCTTCAATGGCATCCCTCGTACCATTAACTGTTTAAACGTCTTCAAGGCCAGCCTTCCGGATTCAGTCGCTGAGAAACTATCGCGCTCTCCTGCCCGAGCCCCAACGCCGGAGAATATTGATGAGATTGCCCACCGCGGCCGTGCTTTGTGGGACTCGATATATCGCCCATTTGAGTCAAAGCTATATAGCAAATTAGCCGACTCTCATCCTGATCTACCCGTCCATATCTTGAACAGTCATTATGGGGCGCTCTTGTCAGATCCAGCTAATCGACGTACTGGTGCAACTGCGGGTAGAATCTCAACTTCGATTGTTGCCGTTGCATGCCTGCGTGCTCAGTCTGGCGTTGGCCCGCAGGTGACATCGCACGTATTTGGGCTGCGCAAAGCCCTCGAGGACGGGACCTGGGTAGGCGACGCCGAAAGCGAGGAGGGGGCTAAATGGCTTGCAAGCGACGAAGGTAATACTTGGATCTTGAAGAGCGTGGATGACATCGTGGAGTCAATCAGCGAAGGGACAGGATCCAATTTTGCCCCATCTAGGGGCTCGAAACTCTAA
- a CDS encoding putative MFS transporter (permease of the major facilitator superfamily) gives MESIKQSTELVEDETPTLFTGAVSGDAAQEMLVRKLLRCLDRILPILAMLFLCSFLDRTNVGNAKILGLEDDLNITGRQYDIGLAVFYLTYICSELPSNLIMKKASPKIWLPWLSIVWGVITMCLGFVRNFAGFVAVRAILGVAEGGLLPGMVLYLSFFYRRGDLALRIGLFYTAASLSGAFGGLLARGLAEIGPRGGLEGWRWILIIEGLLTFLCGCLSYVGLPNNLETATFLTPEERSFAQERIMLDNPSAPQSPSGDELETLRWSEVRRGLLDPQMWFSAAAYFAILSGLYSFGLFVLFVAFISDRLKLRGPIMLFTLPIAIAGYGAIANIQSAKVKYGMTFLMATGMYSSVPCILVWNTNNSAGHYKRATTSAMQLTIANCGGFVATFNYPDKDKPQYHRGHTIILALLVFAWFMVLLNILYCAKVNRDKKKGRYAAYVGYNDDRDPAFKLML, from the exons ATGGAGTCCATCAAGCAAAGCACAGAGTTGGTTGAAGATGAGACACCCACGTTATTTACGGGAGCAGTTTCTGGCGATGCTGCCCAGGAGATGTTGGTCCGGA AATTACTGAGGTGTCTTGACAGGATCCTCCCAATCTTAGCCATGCTCTTCCTATGTTCCTTCTTGGATCGTACCAATGTCGGTAATGCGAAGATCCTCGGCCTCGAGGACGACCTCAACATCACTGGTCGTCAATATGATATTGGCTTGGCAGTCTTCTATCTGACGTACATATGCAG CGAACTCCCGAGTAACCtcatcatgaagaaggcatcACCGAAAATTTGGCTGCCATGGCTCAGTATAGTTTGGGGTGTTATTACTATGTGCCTCGGCTTTGTTCGCAACTTTGCGGGGTTTGTGGCTGTCCGTGCTATTTTGGGTGTTGCGGAGGGAGGATTGCTTCCTGGGATG GTACTGTATCTATCGTTCTTCTACCGAAGAGGGGACCTAGCCTTACGCATTGGGTTGTTTTACACCGCTGCGTCATTGTCTGGTGCTTTTGGAG GACTCTTAGCTCGTGGGCTGGCTGAAATTGGCCCTCGGGGCGGACTGGAGGGCTGGCGTTGGATTTTGATTATCGAGGGGCTGCTG ACATTCTTATGCGGCTGCCTCAGTTATGTTGGCCTCCCAAATAATTTAGAAACAGCGACGTTTTTGACCCCCGAAGAGCGGTCGTTTGCACAGGAAAGGATAATGCTTGATAATCCATCCGCACCTCAGTC TCCCTCGGGGGATGAATTGGAGACCTTAAGATGGTCTGAAGTGCGAAGGGGACTGCTAGACCCCCAGATGTGGTTTTCTGCAGCGGCGTATTTTGCCATATTGTCCGGATTGTACTCGTTCGGGTTGTTTGTAT TATTCGTGGCTTTTATTTCGGATCGCTTGAAGCTGCGAGGCCCTATTATGCTTTTCACTCTGCCTATTGCAATTGCGGGGTACGGAGCGATTGCCAATATCCAGTCTGCAAAAGTCAAGTATGGAATGACCTTCCTGATGGCTACCGGGATGTATAGTAGCGTCCCATGTATTCTGGTATGGAATACGAATAACTCAGCGGGACACTATAAGCGTGCCACAACGTCAGCGATGCAGCTGACTATCGCTAACTGCGGTGGTTTCGTGGCTA CGTTCAACTATCCTGACAAGGACAAACCACAGTATCACCGTGGTCACACCATTATTCTAGCCCTCCTTGTTTTTGCATGgttcat GGTTTTACTTAACATTCTCTACTGTGCCAAAGTGAACagagacaagaagaagggtaGATATGCAGCGTACGTGGGGTATAACGATGATCGAGATCCGGCGTTTAAGTTGATGTTGTGA
- a CDS encoding uncharacterized protein (predicted protein) — MDYLDRIYDPKAAYVFSPSATTALRHDTRTSVWYAVGLLARNQDDDVAQAMAIIQNVIEMQFKDPADQWYGDYPVYPEEPTVGTSAYQSSLYDTWDPNWRGFIGTAFIIALEEFPHLINPSVTQLMLESLYNSTIGDAYRVGGVDGDNLYPSYTNPALMRAIVSGWTGEKYADANMTLAGENYANEVIGLFDRANTLSEFNSATYTGVSLIALTMWTKYAAESSVMKAKGKTILQATWSNIAQLYHAELKNLAGPWDRSYGFDMQKYFGIMSAHIWTLVGKETSPVIDKVYMMSHNADFAISPLVAILSSFHNSLVPATAVDALRTFPGEHMVSTSAQSIPYDYVPRNISAWLGEKISIGAESFNETVIGGPAMNPSTFNSAVVQWDTGAGVGWITLYATEQALDAVVGPGYLNLTYPQGTSDSQFQFLVSPFTQKKDVAGWEDLVGLNVRVSGTFDPKLRVSYSASDATINDFMYWNLTYSMPANSTVIPNILLEVNLV, encoded by the exons ATGGACTATTTAGATCGAATATATGACCCGAAAGCTGCGTATGTCTTCAGCCCTAGTGCGACTACAGCTTTGCGTCACGACACAAGGACGTCCGTCTGGTACGCAGTGGGATTGTTAGCTCGGAACCAGGATGATGACGTGGCGCAGGCGATGGCAATCATCCAGAATGTAATCGAAATGCAATTCAAGGACCCTGCAGATCAATG GTATGGGGATTACCCCGTGTACCCCGAGGAACCCACCGTGGGTACTTCGGCGTATCAGTCGAGCCTCTATGACACTTGGGATCCCAACTGGAGAGGCTTTATCGGGACGGCCTTTATCATCGCCTTGGAGGAGTTTCCCCATCTGATCAACCCGAGTGTAACCCAACTTATGCTCGAATCCCTCTACAATAGCACCATTGGAGATGCTTATCGAGTTGGAGGAGTCGACGGGGACAACCTGTATCCCTCGTATACTAACCCG GCATTAATGAGAGCCATTGTGAGTGGTTGGACCGGCGAGAAATACGCAGATGCCAACATGACGCTGGCCGGTGAAAACTATGCGAATGAGGTTATTGGTCTTTTTGACCGAGCGAACACTCTGTCAGAGTTCAACAGCGCAACGTATACTGGCGTCTCCCTGATTGCGCTGACGATGTGGACAAAGTACGCCGCAGAGAGTTCAGTGATGaaagcaaaaggaaagacaatACTGCAAGCTACATGGAGTAATATCGCTCAACTATATCACGCAGAGCTCAAGAATCTTGCGGGTCCATGGGACCGCTCTTATGGATTCGACATGCAGAAGTATTTCGGAATCATGTCTGCGCATATCTGGACCCTTGTTGGGAAGGAAACTTCACCTGTTATTGATAAG GTCTATATGATGTCTCATAACGCTGATTTTGCCATTTCTCCGCTTGTGGCTATACTCTCGAGCTTCCATAACTCCTTGGTCCCCGCTACGGCAGTAGATGCTCTAAGGACCTTCCCTGGAGAGCACATGGTCAGCACGTCGGCACAGTCAATCCCCTACGACTATGTTCCCCGGAATATCAGTGCGTGGTTAGGCGAAAAGATAAGCATCGGAGCAGAAAGTTTCAACGAGACTGTTATAGGCGGGCCGGCTATGAATCCGTCTACATTTAACTCGGCGGTGGTCCAGTGGGATACTGGAGCTGGAGTTGGTTGGATTACA TTATATGCGACAGAACAGGCTCTCGACGCCGTCGTTGGACCGGGTTATCTTAACCTAACTTATCCCCAGGGGACGTCAGACTCTCAATTCCAATTCCTAGTCTCTCCTTTTacccagaagaaagatgTTGCAGGCTGGGAAGATCTTGTAGGATTGAATGTCAGAGTGTCCGGAACTTTTGACCCGAAGCTGAGGGTATCATATAGTGCAAGCGATGCCACCATAAA TGACTTCATGTACTGGAATCTCACGTACTCAATGCCTGCGAATAGTACTGTAATTCCAAATATATTGTTGGAGGTGAATTTGGTGTGA
- a CDS encoding putative MFS transporter (permeases of the major facilitator superfamily) translates to MSEESSQTRVRLPTKILSELGLLSLWKSSLDVKLLCAQRFVRLFAYGGSTLILASYLSSLGISDARIGLFMTLTLVGDVVISFFLTLFADTMGRKAVLLLGSVLMVGSGVIFALFDNFWILLAAAVLGVISPSGNEIGPFRAVEESTLAHLTPHELLSDIFAWYSLIGTAGTALGMMACGWAINLLQVNRGWQFIAACQMIFFAYAAIGALKFILAAILSPHVEAEKQKPVERQGQQGGNGETQPLLGGGEQPPKKTGFFSFLGDRDLVALVVRLSILFALDSFASGLASMSWMTYFFKRKFSLPEGELGSIFFTTSIIAAASMLVASSIAKRIGNVKTMVFTHLPSAICLALIPVPNILPLALTFLVLRACSQNMDVAPRSAFLAAALPSDKRTAIMGAINVVKTSSQSLGPLITGVLSNHGLFGLSFTIAGILKAIYDIGMLLSFAGTEPVRRQRSGQDDASA, encoded by the exons ATGTCCGAAGAATCTTCCCAGACTCGGGTTCGACTTCCCACGAAAATCCTGAGCGAATTGGGACTGCTCTCCCTCTGGAAATCCTCTCTAGATGTGAAATTGCTTTGCGCCCAGCGATTTGTTCGGTTGTTTGCTTATGGTGGCTCAACCCTCATTTTGGCCTCCTATCTGTCCTCATTGGGCATTTCCGATGCCCGTATTGGCCTCTTTATGACCTTAACTCTGGTTGGTGATGTGGTCATTAGCTTCTTCCTGACCCTTTTTGCCGATACAATGGGCCGCAAAGCTGTTCTCCTACTAGGCTCGGTTTTGATGGTAGGTAGTGGTGTCATTTTCGCCTTATTCGACAACTTCTGGATTCTCCTGGCGGCGGCAGTTCTCGGAGTGATCAGTCCAAG TGGAAATGAAATTGGACCCTTCCGAGCTGTTGAAGAGTCTACGCTGGCTCACCTCACACCGCATGAATTGCTGAGCGATATATTCGCCTGGTATTCTCTCATTGGCACCGCAGGCACGGCCCTGGGCATGATGGCCTGTGGGTGGGCCATCAATCTACTGCAAGTGAATCGGGGATGGCAATTTATCGCTGCTTGTCAGATGATCTTTTTTGCGTACGCAGCTATTGGTGCTCTCAAATTCATTCTTGCTGCTATTTTGAGTCCGCACGTGGAGgcagagaaacaaaagcctGTTGAACGGCAGGGTCAGCAAGGCGGTAACGGTGAGACCCAGCCTCTCCTGGGTGGCGGCGAGCAGCCTCCAAAGAAGActggcttcttctctttcctaGGTGACAGAGACCTTGTGGCGTTGGTCGTCAGACTCTCCATTCTCTTTGCTCTCGACTCATTCGCGTCGGGCTTGGCatctat GTCGTGGATGACTTATTTCTTCAAACGCAAATTCTCCCTGCCGGAGGGTGAACTCGGTTCCATCTTCTTTACGACAAGCATCATCGCCGCTGCGTCCATGTTGGTAGCCTCTTCCATTGCCAAGCGCATTGGCAATGTCAAG ACGATGGTCTTCactcatcttccttctgccATTTGTCTGGCTCTTATTCCGGTTCCGAATATATTACCTCTAGCCCTGACCTTTTTGGTGCTCCGAGCCTGTTCCCAGAACATGGATGTGGCACCGCGCTCGGCTTTCCTCGCTGCAGCGCTTCCCTCGGACAAACGCACCGCCATCATGGGTGCCATCAATGTGGTTAAGACCAGCAGTCAGAGTCTAGGTCCACTCATCACCGGGGTACTATCGAATCATGGTCTAtttggtctttcttttacCATTGCGGGTATTTTGAAGGCCATCTATGATATCGGCATGCTACTCAGTTTCGCTGGAACGGAGCCCGTCCGTCGCCAGAGATCTGGCCAGGACGACGCAAGTGCATGA
- a CDS encoding glycoside hydrolase family 75 protein (predicted protein), with protein sequence MASKSASSLMTLYLTLASFCLGKTADMSAFNNPSHGPPASDFAAADSLPTSVLRAAAAAASVVPKDATYPFSLGNSETSTIHSDWVSFKEFVTHVHPLTCLSQGNRDGQSQTNWGTLSAYAVPYIVIPDRFLAANKDILPGNNLAAVICNGKMYYGILGDSNGDDPQITGEASWLMARTCFPKEDLQGNNAHSSKDVTCKCSCWLNVLGKELLTNRKDILFTGKDAVLPDNAMDKTYITDFDTLRSMGDKLVRALASNMDKSASSESPATSLWAGRGVTRNDHEGDAILMDHSEAVSAGPCWKAMAACYLEDLLYAGGH encoded by the exons ATGGCGTCGAAGAGCGCCTCGAGTCTCATGACTCTCTATCTTACACTCGCTAGCTTCTGCCTGGGTAAGACAGCCGATATGTCGGCTTTTAATAACCCCAGCCATGGGCCACCGGCCTCAGATTTTGCGGCAGCAGACTCGCTGCCGACCTCAGTCCTTCGGgcagcagctgcagcagctagCGTAGTTCCGAAGGACGCAACATATCCCTTTAGCCTGGGTAATTCCGAAACGTCCACCATACACAGCGACTGGGTCTCCTTTAAAGAG TTTGTGACGCACGTACATCCTCTGACATGCTTATCCCAGGGAAATCGAGATGGCCAATCGCAGACAAACTGGGGGACTCTGTCTGCATATGCAGTGCCTTATATTGTGATTCCCGATAGGTTTCTGGCTGCAAATAAGGATATTCTGCCAGGAAATAATCTTGCAGCCGTGATCTG TAATGGCAAGATGTACTATGGGATCCTTGGCGACTCTAATGGGGATGACCCCCAAATTACTGGTGAAGCATCGTGGCTGATGGCGAGGACATGCTTCCCTAAGGAGGATCTACAGGGGAACAATGCCCATTCGTCGAAAGATGTCACCTGTAAGTGTTCTTGTTGGCTTAACGTCTTAGGGAAGGAGCTGCTCACGAATCGCAAAGATATTCTTTTCACTGGCAAAGATGCTGTTCTTCCTGATAACGCCATGGATAAAACTTATATCACAGATTTCGACACTCTGAGATCTATGGGCGACAAGCTTGTCCGAGCTCTTGCCTCAAACATGGACAAATCAGCTTCATCTGAATCTCCAGCTACAAGCTTATGGGCAGGCCGGGGAG TGACGAGGAATGATCATGAAG GTGACGCGATTTTGATGGATCATTCAGAAGCGGTTTCGGCAGGACCATGCTGGAAGGCGATGGCTGCTTG CTatttggaggatttgttgtATGCTGGGGGTCATTAG
- a CDS encoding fungal specific transcription factor domain-containing protein (predicted protein), translating into MSKELVDSVNPDDAATLLLQIDDQCEEQEQHPDSYFDTYLGPFGAFRAPRPELEPTEGLTCPSIKPPSYQHVPIADDFNTAFEEALINDPLMECLFGGIDVNATGDFQTESFFNITGTENHERSSQQSVTESSEMLMDLPSLSQHIQYTPTIPNLAPADAPFLLSVYKSQVVTSFSPVQSTKSPWHILHVPSAMGTFAQLTMGEQPGNAQLCIFYAILATGAYMQRAVSTSQGHREYWQRQSESYAVSAQNYLKVALQDMSATLKKSKYKDILISLMCMNTVFRKIPRANTNQLLGDKQAYQGNEDRIRRCLLDCENWIRFRGIPKTRKSRKVRLLHHCYVYLRIFYESTSVSHVRGSSMQQEMNESPDTITSVASSPSFRLRQWEGRLDQRMNELKEQHLGENDIHLEIPGRWDSTMYPHVFGMPETLLFLLSQVTRLGNERDMSDLDGGSSILDFRQFSSRARSLERYICTWRPSSSPFHGEDNEDDDLNGNGAFKANTILSSHMVLALHKALLVFFYRRIYDVDPTILQDRVWQVQDSLSRCDRGDIPTAPLLWAAFVAACEALDPTLRDWFTNWFNRSFKASGLQNFKFALNIAKQVWEKQGRSLSSDNSTSWPQVMRDSGMTSTVASCRNVALKGLSSICSSQVENHGTMLLFTEVNEVIMNVPQ; encoded by the exons ATGAGTAAAGAGCTGGTAGACAGCGTGAATCCAGATGACGCAGCCACTTTGCTGCTTCAGATTGATGATCAGTGCGAAGAACAGGAGCAACATCCCGATAGCTATTTCGATACTTACCTAGGGCCATTTGGTGCCTTCCGCGCACCTCGGCCAGAGCTGGAGCCTACTGAAGGGCTGACATGCCCTTCCATAAAGCCTCCATCATATCAGCATGTTCCTATCGCAGATGATTTCAACACGGCGTTCGAGGAAGCCTTGATCAATGACCCTCTTATGGAATGTCTTTTTGGGGGGATAGATGTAAATGCCACAGGCGACTTCCAAAcggaaagcttcttcaacattACTGGGACAGAAAATCACGAACGTTCATCACAGCAGTCTGTGACTGAGAGCTCAGAAATGTTGATGGATCTGCCATCATTGTCCCAACATATCCAGTACACGCCAACTATTCCCAATCTGGCTCCGGCGGATGCCCCTTTTCTGTTATCAGTATATAAAAGCCAGGTGGTCACATCATTCTCCCCGGTCCAATCCACAAAGTCTCCCTGGCATATTCTTCACGTGCCGAGTGCCATGGGGACTTTCGCTCAGTTAACCATGGGGGAGCAGCCAGGTAATGCACAGTTGTGTATCTTCTATGCAATACTAGCTACTGGTGCTTACATGCAGCGTGCAGTTTCAACGTCGCAAGGGCATCGTGAATACTGGCAAAGGCAATCAGAGTCATACGCTGTTTCCGCTCAGAATTATCTCAAGGTGGCACTTCAAGATATGTCAGCTACCCTGAAAAAGAGTAAATAcaaagacatcctcatctcttTAATGTGTATGAACACCGTCTTC AGGAAAATACCGCGAGCCAATACTAACCAACTGCTTGGAGATAAACAGGCATATCAGGGTAATGAAGATCGCATTAGGAGATGTCTCCTGGACTGTGAAAATTGGATTCGCTTCCGTGGTATACCTAAGACACGTAAATCACGGAAAGTACGACTGTTACACCACTGTTATGTGTATCTCCGCATCTTCTATGAGAGCACATCAGTGTCGCATGTAAGGGGCTCCAGTATGCAACAAGAGATGAATGAATCGCCAGATACCATTACGTCCGTGGCTTCTAGTCCCTCTTTTCGTCTTCGGCAATGGGAAGGCCGACTTGATCAGAGAATGAATGAACTAAAAGAACAGCATTTGGGTGAGAATGACATCCACCTTGAGATCCCGGGTCGATGGGATTCTACGATGTACCCTCATGTGTTTGGTATGCCAGAGACTCTTTTATTCTTGCTGTCCCAAGTGACGCGCCTGGGGAATGAGCGAGACATGTCCGATCTAGACGGTGGGTCAAGTATCCTGGACTTTAGACAGTTTTCTTCACGGGCTCGGAGCCTTGAAcggtatatatgtacatggagaccctcctcttcccctttccacGGCGAAGAcaatgaagacgacgacTTGAATGGGAATGGTGCTTTTAAGGCCAACACTATACTGAGCAGTCATATGGTCCTTGCTCTGCACAAAGCACTGCTGGTCTTCTTCTACCGGCGAATATACGATGTGGATCCAACTATACTGCAAGATAGGGTCTGGCAGGTTCAAGACTCTTTGTCACGATGTGATCGTGGCGATATCCCTACCGCCCCTTTGTTGTGGGCTGCATTCGTCGCAGCCTGTGAAGCGCTGGACCCAACCCTACGAGACTGGTTCACGAACTGGTTCAATAGGTCGTTCAAAGCAAGTGGGTTACAGAACTTCAAGTTCGCCCTTAACATAGCCAAGCAAGTTTGGGAAAAGCAAGGGCGATCTTTGAGTAGCGATAATAGTACTAGCTGGCCACAGGTTATGCGGGACAGCGGCATGA CCTCAACTG TGGCTTCTTGCAGGAACGTCGCACTCAAAGGTTTGAGCTCCATTTGTAGTAGCCAGGTTGAAAACCATGGTACAATGCTACTGTTCACGGAAGTGAACGAGGTGATCATGAATGTACCACAGTGA